A DNA window from Lepidochelys kempii isolate rLepKem1 chromosome 9, rLepKem1.hap2, whole genome shotgun sequence contains the following coding sequences:
- the PCDH19 gene encoding protocadherin-19 isoform X6: MDILPVLLALLWSGAGALINLKYSVDEEQRAGTVIANIGKDAREAGFVLDPRQPAAFRVVSNSAPHLVDISPGSGLLVTKQKIDRDLLCRQSPKCVISLEVMSSSMEICVIKLEIKDLNDNAPSFPTDQIELEISETASPGTRVPLESAYDPDSGSFGVQSYELTPNDLFGLETKTRGDGSRFAELVVGRSLDRETQSHYSYLLTALDGGHPPNFGTVELSVRVIDSNDNNPLFEEPAYAVSVAENAPPGTPLLRLNASDPDEGTNGQVLYSFHSYVSERARQLFHLDPQSGLLSVSGPLDYEEGHSYELDVQAKDLGPNSIPAHCKVTVSVQDANDNPPLINLLSVNSELVEVSESAPPGYVIALVRVSDRDSGANGRVQCKLLGSVPFRLQEYESFSTILVDGRLDREQRDQYNLTIQARDNGVPSLQATKSFTVKITDENDNHPHFSKPYYQVIVQENNTPGAYLLSVSARDPDLGLNGSVSYQIVPSQVRDMPVFTYVSINPNSGDIYALRSFNHEQTKAFEFKVLAKDGGNPSLQSNATVRVIVLDVNDNTPVITAPPLVNGTAEVYIPRNAGVGYLVTVIKADDYDEGENGRLSYEMADGDRGFFEIDQLNGEIRTTRAFGENAKTTYELIVVAHDHGKTSLSASALILIYLSPALDAQESIGSVNLSLIFIIALGSIAAILFVTMIFVAVKCKRDNKEIRTYNCREKDTHPASVRSFSRIAEYSYGHQKKSSKKKKISKNDIRLVPRDVEETDKMNVVSCSSLTSSLNYFDYHQQTLPLGCRRSESTFLNVENQNTRNTGSNHVYHHTFTGQSPQQPDLIINGMPLPEIKLMDFIVGKSVGSLVTQIDAGCPGTLSPVVQNPPSMEGMSWHSL, encoded by the exons ATGGATATTCTCCCCGTCCTGCTCGCCTTGCTGTGGTCCGGGGCAGGAGCCCTGATCAACCTGAAGTACTCGGTGGACGAGGAGCAGCGCGCCGGCACGGTGATCGCGAACATCGGCAAGGACGCCCGGGAGGCCGGCTTCGTGCTGGACCCCCGCCAGCCCGCCGCCTTCCGGGTGGTCTCCAACTCGGCCCCGCACCTGGTGGACATCAGCCCGGGCTCGGGCTTGCTGGTGACCAAGCAGAAGATCGACCGGGACCTGCTGTGCCGCCAGAGCCCCAAGTGCGTGATCTCGCTGGAGGTGATGTCCAGCTCCATGGAGATCTGCGTGATCAAGCTGGAGATCAAGGACCTGAACGACAACGCGCCCAGCTTCCCCACCGACCAGATCGAGCTGGAGATCTCGGAGACGGCCAGCCCGGGCACGCGGGTGCCGCTGGAGAGCGCCTACGACCCGGACTCGGGCAGCTTCGGGGTGCAGAGCTACGAGCTCACCCCCAACGACCTCTTCGGGCTGGAGACCAAGACGCGCGGCGACGGCTCCCGCTTCGCCGAGCTGGTGGTGGGGCGCAGCCTGGACCGCGAGACGCAGTCCCACTACAGCTACCTGCTCACGGCGCTGGACGGCGGCCACCCGCCCAACTTCGGCACGGTGGAGCTCAGCGTCCGGGTCATCGACTCCAACGACAACAACCCGCTCTTCGAGGAGCCGGCCTACGCCGTCAGCGTGGCCGAGAACGCGCCGCCCGGcacgcccctgctccgcctcaaCGCCTCCGACCCCGACGAGGGCACCAACGGGCAGGTGCTCTACTCCTTCCACAGCTACGTGTCCGAGCGGGCCCGCCAGCTCTTCCACCTGGACCCGCAGAGCGGCCTGCTCAGCGTCAGCGGCCCCCTGGACTACGAGGAGGGCCACAGCTATGAGCTGGACGTGCAGGCCAAGGACCTGGGGCCCAACTCCATCCCGGCCCACTGCAAGGTGACGGTCAGCGTGCAGGACGCCAACGACAACCCGCCCCTCATCAACCTGCTCTCGGTCAACAGCGAGCTGGTGGAGGTGAGCGAGAGCGCGCCGCCCGGCTACGTCATCGCCCTGGTGCGGGTCTCCGACCGCGACTCCGGGGCCAACGGGCGGGTGCAATGCAAGCTGCTGGGCAGCGTGCCCTTCCGCCTGCAGGAGTACGAGAGCTTCTCCACCATCCTGGTGGATGGGCGGCTGGACCGGGAGCAGAGGGACCAGTACAACCTCACCATCCAGGCCCGGGACAACGGGGTGCCCTCTCTGCAGGCCACCAAGTCCTTCACCGTCAAGATCACCGACGAGAACGACAACCATCCCCACTTCTCCAAGCCCTACTACCAGGTCATCGTGCAGGAGAACAACACCCCTGGGGCCTACCTCCTCTCCGTCTCCGCCAGGGACCCTGACCTGGGCCTAAATGGCAGCGTCTCCTATCAGATCGTGCCCTCCCAAGTCAGGGACATGCCCGTCTTCACCTACGTCTCCATCAACCCCAACTCTGGGGACATCTATGCCTTGAGGTCCTTCAATCACGAGCAGACCAAGGCTTTCGAGTTCAAGGTCTTGGCCAAAGATGGGGGCAACCCGTCCCTGCAGAGCAATGCCACCGTCAGAGTGATCGTCCTGGATGTCAACGACAACACCCCTGTGATAACTGCCCCACCTCTGGTCAATGGGACTGCAGAAGTGTACATTCCTAGGAACGCTGGGGTTGGTTACTTAGTGACAGTGATCAAGGCAGATGACTATGATGAGGGGGAGAATGGAAGACTATCCTATGAAATGGCAGATGGGGATAGAGGGTTTTTTGAAATAGATCAGCTCAATGGAGAGATAAGGACCACCAGAGCATTCGGGGAGAATGCAAAGACTACTTACGAGCTGATCGTGGTGGCGCATGATCATGGAAAAACATCGCTCTCAGCTTCTGCCTTGATTTTGATATACCTATCTCCAGCTCTCGATGCCCAGGAATCCATAGGATCTGTTAACTTGTCACTGATTTTCATTATTGCCCTGGGTTCTATTGCTGCCATTCTTTTTGTCACCATGATCTTTGTGGCAGTCAAGTGTAAAAGGGATAACAAGGAAATAAGGACCTACAACTGCAG AGAGAAAGACACACATCCTGCATCAGTTCGTTCTTTCAGCAG AATTGCAGAGTACTCTTATGGGCATCAAAAGAAATcaagcaagaagaaaaaaatcagcaaGAATGATATCCGTCTGGTACCACGGGATGTAGAGGAGACAGATAAAATGAATGTGGTGAGCTGCTCCTCCCTTACTTCATCTCTCAACTATTTTGACTATCATCAGCAGACCTTGCCACTGGGCTGCCGCAGATCTGAAAGTAccttcctcaatgtggagaaTCAGAATACTAGAAACACAGGCTCCAACCACGTTTATCATCACACCTTCACCGGGCAGAGTCCCCAGCAACCGGATCTGATCATCAATGGAATGCCATTGCCAGAG
- the PCDH19 gene encoding protocadherin-19 isoform X5: MDILPVLLALLWSGAGALINLKYSVDEEQRAGTVIANIGKDAREAGFVLDPRQPAAFRVVSNSAPHLVDISPGSGLLVTKQKIDRDLLCRQSPKCVISLEVMSSSMEICVIKLEIKDLNDNAPSFPTDQIELEISETASPGTRVPLESAYDPDSGSFGVQSYELTPNDLFGLETKTRGDGSRFAELVVGRSLDRETQSHYSYLLTALDGGHPPNFGTVELSVRVIDSNDNNPLFEEPAYAVSVAENAPPGTPLLRLNASDPDEGTNGQVLYSFHSYVSERARQLFHLDPQSGLLSVSGPLDYEEGHSYELDVQAKDLGPNSIPAHCKVTVSVQDANDNPPLINLLSVNSELVEVSESAPPGYVIALVRVSDRDSGANGRVQCKLLGSVPFRLQEYESFSTILVDGRLDREQRDQYNLTIQARDNGVPSLQATKSFTVKITDENDNHPHFSKPYYQVIVQENNTPGAYLLSVSARDPDLGLNGSVSYQIVPSQVRDMPVFTYVSINPNSGDIYALRSFNHEQTKAFEFKVLAKDGGNPSLQSNATVRVIVLDVNDNTPVITAPPLVNGTAEVYIPRNAGVGYLVTVIKADDYDEGENGRLSYEMADGDRGFFEIDQLNGEIRTTRAFGENAKTTYELIVVAHDHGKTSLSASALILIYLSPALDAQESIGSVNLSLIFIIALGSIAAILFVTMIFVAVKCKRDNKEIRTYNCREKDTHPASVRSFSRIAEYSYGHQKKSSKKKKISKNDIRLVPRDVEETDKMNVVSCSSLTSSLNYFDYHQQTLPLGCRRSESTFLNVENQNTRNTGSNHVYHHTFTGQSPQQPDLIINGMPLPETENYSFDSNYVNSRAHLIKSSSTFKDLEGNSLKDSGHEESDQTDSEHDVQRGLYCDTAVNDVLNTSVTSMGSQMPEQASKN, translated from the exons ATGGATATTCTCCCCGTCCTGCTCGCCTTGCTGTGGTCCGGGGCAGGAGCCCTGATCAACCTGAAGTACTCGGTGGACGAGGAGCAGCGCGCCGGCACGGTGATCGCGAACATCGGCAAGGACGCCCGGGAGGCCGGCTTCGTGCTGGACCCCCGCCAGCCCGCCGCCTTCCGGGTGGTCTCCAACTCGGCCCCGCACCTGGTGGACATCAGCCCGGGCTCGGGCTTGCTGGTGACCAAGCAGAAGATCGACCGGGACCTGCTGTGCCGCCAGAGCCCCAAGTGCGTGATCTCGCTGGAGGTGATGTCCAGCTCCATGGAGATCTGCGTGATCAAGCTGGAGATCAAGGACCTGAACGACAACGCGCCCAGCTTCCCCACCGACCAGATCGAGCTGGAGATCTCGGAGACGGCCAGCCCGGGCACGCGGGTGCCGCTGGAGAGCGCCTACGACCCGGACTCGGGCAGCTTCGGGGTGCAGAGCTACGAGCTCACCCCCAACGACCTCTTCGGGCTGGAGACCAAGACGCGCGGCGACGGCTCCCGCTTCGCCGAGCTGGTGGTGGGGCGCAGCCTGGACCGCGAGACGCAGTCCCACTACAGCTACCTGCTCACGGCGCTGGACGGCGGCCACCCGCCCAACTTCGGCACGGTGGAGCTCAGCGTCCGGGTCATCGACTCCAACGACAACAACCCGCTCTTCGAGGAGCCGGCCTACGCCGTCAGCGTGGCCGAGAACGCGCCGCCCGGcacgcccctgctccgcctcaaCGCCTCCGACCCCGACGAGGGCACCAACGGGCAGGTGCTCTACTCCTTCCACAGCTACGTGTCCGAGCGGGCCCGCCAGCTCTTCCACCTGGACCCGCAGAGCGGCCTGCTCAGCGTCAGCGGCCCCCTGGACTACGAGGAGGGCCACAGCTATGAGCTGGACGTGCAGGCCAAGGACCTGGGGCCCAACTCCATCCCGGCCCACTGCAAGGTGACGGTCAGCGTGCAGGACGCCAACGACAACCCGCCCCTCATCAACCTGCTCTCGGTCAACAGCGAGCTGGTGGAGGTGAGCGAGAGCGCGCCGCCCGGCTACGTCATCGCCCTGGTGCGGGTCTCCGACCGCGACTCCGGGGCCAACGGGCGGGTGCAATGCAAGCTGCTGGGCAGCGTGCCCTTCCGCCTGCAGGAGTACGAGAGCTTCTCCACCATCCTGGTGGATGGGCGGCTGGACCGGGAGCAGAGGGACCAGTACAACCTCACCATCCAGGCCCGGGACAACGGGGTGCCCTCTCTGCAGGCCACCAAGTCCTTCACCGTCAAGATCACCGACGAGAACGACAACCATCCCCACTTCTCCAAGCCCTACTACCAGGTCATCGTGCAGGAGAACAACACCCCTGGGGCCTACCTCCTCTCCGTCTCCGCCAGGGACCCTGACCTGGGCCTAAATGGCAGCGTCTCCTATCAGATCGTGCCCTCCCAAGTCAGGGACATGCCCGTCTTCACCTACGTCTCCATCAACCCCAACTCTGGGGACATCTATGCCTTGAGGTCCTTCAATCACGAGCAGACCAAGGCTTTCGAGTTCAAGGTCTTGGCCAAAGATGGGGGCAACCCGTCCCTGCAGAGCAATGCCACCGTCAGAGTGATCGTCCTGGATGTCAACGACAACACCCCTGTGATAACTGCCCCACCTCTGGTCAATGGGACTGCAGAAGTGTACATTCCTAGGAACGCTGGGGTTGGTTACTTAGTGACAGTGATCAAGGCAGATGACTATGATGAGGGGGAGAATGGAAGACTATCCTATGAAATGGCAGATGGGGATAGAGGGTTTTTTGAAATAGATCAGCTCAATGGAGAGATAAGGACCACCAGAGCATTCGGGGAGAATGCAAAGACTACTTACGAGCTGATCGTGGTGGCGCATGATCATGGAAAAACATCGCTCTCAGCTTCTGCCTTGATTTTGATATACCTATCTCCAGCTCTCGATGCCCAGGAATCCATAGGATCTGTTAACTTGTCACTGATTTTCATTATTGCCCTGGGTTCTATTGCTGCCATTCTTTTTGTCACCATGATCTTTGTGGCAGTCAAGTGTAAAAGGGATAACAAGGAAATAAGGACCTACAACTGCAG AGAGAAAGACACACATCCTGCATCAGTTCGTTCTTTCAGCAG AATTGCAGAGTACTCTTATGGGCATCAAAAGAAATcaagcaagaagaaaaaaatcagcaaGAATGATATCCGTCTGGTACCACGGGATGTAGAGGAGACAGATAAAATGAATGTGGTGAGCTGCTCCTCCCTTACTTCATCTCTCAACTATTTTGACTATCATCAGCAGACCTTGCCACTGGGCTGCCGCAGATCTGAAAGTAccttcctcaatgtggagaaTCAGAATACTAGAAACACAGGCTCCAACCACGTTTATCATCACACCTTCACCGGGCAGAGTCCCCAGCAACCGGATCTGATCATCAATGGAATGCCATTGCCAGAG
- the PCDH19 gene encoding protocadherin-19 isoform X7, producing the protein MDILPVLLALLWSGAGALINLKYSVDEEQRAGTVIANIGKDAREAGFVLDPRQPAAFRVVSNSAPHLVDISPGSGLLVTKQKIDRDLLCRQSPKCVISLEVMSSSMEICVIKLEIKDLNDNAPSFPTDQIELEISETASPGTRVPLESAYDPDSGSFGVQSYELTPNDLFGLETKTRGDGSRFAELVVGRSLDRETQSHYSYLLTALDGGHPPNFGTVELSVRVIDSNDNNPLFEEPAYAVSVAENAPPGTPLLRLNASDPDEGTNGQVLYSFHSYVSERARQLFHLDPQSGLLSVSGPLDYEEGHSYELDVQAKDLGPNSIPAHCKVTVSVQDANDNPPLINLLSVNSELVEVSESAPPGYVIALVRVSDRDSGANGRVQCKLLGSVPFRLQEYESFSTILVDGRLDREQRDQYNLTIQARDNGVPSLQATKSFTVKITDENDNHPHFSKPYYQVIVQENNTPGAYLLSVSARDPDLGLNGSVSYQIVPSQVRDMPVFTYVSINPNSGDIYALRSFNHEQTKAFEFKVLAKDGGNPSLQSNATVRVIVLDVNDNTPVITAPPLVNGTAEVYIPRNAGVGYLVTVIKADDYDEGENGRLSYEMADGDRGFFEIDQLNGEIRTTRAFGENAKTTYELIVVAHDHGKTSLSASALILIYLSPALDAQESIGSVNLSLIFIIALGSIAAILFVTMIFVAVKCKRDNKEIRTYNCREKDTHPASVRSFSRIAEYSYGHQKKSSKKKKISKNDIRLVPRDVEETDKMNVVSCSSLTSSLNYFDYHQQTLPLGCRRSESTFLNVENQNTRNTGSNHVYHHTFTGQSPQQPDLIINGMPLPENLQVFDGLSHGEQG; encoded by the exons ATGGATATTCTCCCCGTCCTGCTCGCCTTGCTGTGGTCCGGGGCAGGAGCCCTGATCAACCTGAAGTACTCGGTGGACGAGGAGCAGCGCGCCGGCACGGTGATCGCGAACATCGGCAAGGACGCCCGGGAGGCCGGCTTCGTGCTGGACCCCCGCCAGCCCGCCGCCTTCCGGGTGGTCTCCAACTCGGCCCCGCACCTGGTGGACATCAGCCCGGGCTCGGGCTTGCTGGTGACCAAGCAGAAGATCGACCGGGACCTGCTGTGCCGCCAGAGCCCCAAGTGCGTGATCTCGCTGGAGGTGATGTCCAGCTCCATGGAGATCTGCGTGATCAAGCTGGAGATCAAGGACCTGAACGACAACGCGCCCAGCTTCCCCACCGACCAGATCGAGCTGGAGATCTCGGAGACGGCCAGCCCGGGCACGCGGGTGCCGCTGGAGAGCGCCTACGACCCGGACTCGGGCAGCTTCGGGGTGCAGAGCTACGAGCTCACCCCCAACGACCTCTTCGGGCTGGAGACCAAGACGCGCGGCGACGGCTCCCGCTTCGCCGAGCTGGTGGTGGGGCGCAGCCTGGACCGCGAGACGCAGTCCCACTACAGCTACCTGCTCACGGCGCTGGACGGCGGCCACCCGCCCAACTTCGGCACGGTGGAGCTCAGCGTCCGGGTCATCGACTCCAACGACAACAACCCGCTCTTCGAGGAGCCGGCCTACGCCGTCAGCGTGGCCGAGAACGCGCCGCCCGGcacgcccctgctccgcctcaaCGCCTCCGACCCCGACGAGGGCACCAACGGGCAGGTGCTCTACTCCTTCCACAGCTACGTGTCCGAGCGGGCCCGCCAGCTCTTCCACCTGGACCCGCAGAGCGGCCTGCTCAGCGTCAGCGGCCCCCTGGACTACGAGGAGGGCCACAGCTATGAGCTGGACGTGCAGGCCAAGGACCTGGGGCCCAACTCCATCCCGGCCCACTGCAAGGTGACGGTCAGCGTGCAGGACGCCAACGACAACCCGCCCCTCATCAACCTGCTCTCGGTCAACAGCGAGCTGGTGGAGGTGAGCGAGAGCGCGCCGCCCGGCTACGTCATCGCCCTGGTGCGGGTCTCCGACCGCGACTCCGGGGCCAACGGGCGGGTGCAATGCAAGCTGCTGGGCAGCGTGCCCTTCCGCCTGCAGGAGTACGAGAGCTTCTCCACCATCCTGGTGGATGGGCGGCTGGACCGGGAGCAGAGGGACCAGTACAACCTCACCATCCAGGCCCGGGACAACGGGGTGCCCTCTCTGCAGGCCACCAAGTCCTTCACCGTCAAGATCACCGACGAGAACGACAACCATCCCCACTTCTCCAAGCCCTACTACCAGGTCATCGTGCAGGAGAACAACACCCCTGGGGCCTACCTCCTCTCCGTCTCCGCCAGGGACCCTGACCTGGGCCTAAATGGCAGCGTCTCCTATCAGATCGTGCCCTCCCAAGTCAGGGACATGCCCGTCTTCACCTACGTCTCCATCAACCCCAACTCTGGGGACATCTATGCCTTGAGGTCCTTCAATCACGAGCAGACCAAGGCTTTCGAGTTCAAGGTCTTGGCCAAAGATGGGGGCAACCCGTCCCTGCAGAGCAATGCCACCGTCAGAGTGATCGTCCTGGATGTCAACGACAACACCCCTGTGATAACTGCCCCACCTCTGGTCAATGGGACTGCAGAAGTGTACATTCCTAGGAACGCTGGGGTTGGTTACTTAGTGACAGTGATCAAGGCAGATGACTATGATGAGGGGGAGAATGGAAGACTATCCTATGAAATGGCAGATGGGGATAGAGGGTTTTTTGAAATAGATCAGCTCAATGGAGAGATAAGGACCACCAGAGCATTCGGGGAGAATGCAAAGACTACTTACGAGCTGATCGTGGTGGCGCATGATCATGGAAAAACATCGCTCTCAGCTTCTGCCTTGATTTTGATATACCTATCTCCAGCTCTCGATGCCCAGGAATCCATAGGATCTGTTAACTTGTCACTGATTTTCATTATTGCCCTGGGTTCTATTGCTGCCATTCTTTTTGTCACCATGATCTTTGTGGCAGTCAAGTGTAAAAGGGATAACAAGGAAATAAGGACCTACAACTGCAG AGAGAAAGACACACATCCTGCATCAGTTCGTTCTTTCAGCAG AATTGCAGAGTACTCTTATGGGCATCAAAAGAAATcaagcaagaagaaaaaaatcagcaaGAATGATATCCGTCTGGTACCACGGGATGTAGAGGAGACAGATAAAATGAATGTGGTGAGCTGCTCCTCCCTTACTTCATCTCTCAACTATTTTGACTATCATCAGCAGACCTTGCCACTGGGCTGCCGCAGATCTGAAAGTAccttcctcaatgtggagaaTCAGAATACTAGAAACACAGGCTCCAACCACGTTTATCATCACACCTTCACCGGGCAGAGTCCCCAGCAACCGGATCTGATCATCAATGGAATGCCATTGCCAGAG